The Reichenbachiella carrageenanivorans region GTTGATCTTAGATAGACCGATCACCTTGCCGCTAGAGATATAGGCCACATGGGCTTTGCCATAGATAGGTACAAAATGATGCTCACAGTGAGAGTAGAAAGTGATTTCTTTTTCTACGAGCATTTGGTCGTAGCCAAATTTGTTTTCAAACAAACGGGCGTGTGGTTTGTTTTTAGGGTTTAACCCACTGAAAACTTCTTTTACATACATTTTGGCCACGCGATTGGGCGTGCCCTTGAGACTATCGTCTGTGAGATCTAGTCCAAGAATCTCCATGATTTCTTTGAAATGCTTGGCGATGAGTTCTACTTTGAGCTCGTCGTCCATTTTGAAAGCGTCGGCTCTGAGCGGCGTGTCAAACGAAGTCGCTACATGATCCAAATCATCGATTACATCATCCGATGGGGTATTCGACATAGTTTCTTTCTGTTTCATATAGCTTTATTTTCAAATCGTATTTTTCATCTATTTCGCTTCGGAGCAGGTTGTAAATTACTACAACTATATTTTCGGCGGTTGGGTTCAGGTTGGCAAATTCTGCTACGTCCAAATTCAAGTTTTTGTGATCGAAGCGGTTCAATACTTTGTCTTCGATCAGATCACTGAGTACTTTCAAATCATACACATAGCCTGTGTCAGGGTCAATTTCTCCAAAGAGACCCACTTCCAAATTATAATTGTGCCCATGGTAGTTTGGGTTGTTGCATTTGCCGAATACGGTTCGGTTTTTTTCGTCGCTCCATTCGGGATTGTGCAGGCGGTGGGCCGCATTGAAATGCTCTACTCTGTAAACGGCTACTCTCATAGTGCAATGTTACGCCATTCTGTTTAAATGGTTCTTTTATAAATATTGAAATTGATGACCACAAAAAATGGAAAGACTGCAACCTTGTAGTAGACGATCATGTTTAGTATAGCCATTTGGGTTCTGTTTATAGAATTCACTATATCTTCGCATGTTCTATTAAATACCTGATTCGATGGATATTGATGAAATAAAAAGTCATATTATTAAGTATCAGGAGGAAGGAAAAAAGCTTTTTACCACCTCCTCATTTCAAACACACAGTATCGTACTGCTGCATTTGCTGAGCCGTATCGATAAGACAATACCTGTCTACTGTTTGAATACAGGCTTTTTGTTTCCAGAAACATTGGCTTATAAAGATCAATTGGCTGAGGAGTTTGGACTCAATATGGTTGAGATCAAACCTGATATTCCTAAAAGTCTTCAGAAGGACAGCGAAGGCAAATTGCTATTTGCTTCTGATCCAGATAGGTGTTGTCACTACAACAAGGTGCAGCCTATGGACCGTCTGCTTTCGGATTACGACATTTGGATCAATGGCATCCGTCGTGATCAAAATGCCAACCGGGCCAAAATGAAAGTGGAAGAAAAATCGAAATTTGATACCGTTAGGTTTCATCCTATGCTGGAGTGGACCAACAAAATGATTTTCGACTATATCCGAGAGTTTAAGCTTCCCAAACACCCATTGGAATCACAAGGTTATAGCAGTATTGGCTGTGAGCCATGTACGCGTAAGCCGAGTCTAGAAATGATGGAGCGTGAAGCCCGTTGGTACGGGATGAACAAAACGGAATGTGGGCTACACACCGAATTAGTAAGTAAATAAAAAAGTAGAAGTATGGATGAGGAAATCAGCGGAGCTACCGCTTGGTTGATTGGCCTCTCTGATTCATAAATAATAGTAATGAAAGTATTAATTACCGGAGGAGCTGGATATATAGGCACCAGACTAATCAAACACCTGAGTAGCAATAAGGAAGTAGACAAGATAGTGATCTATGACAATCTGATGCGTGGCAACTACAACCTTTTTTTGGGAGACAAATTTATCAACCCATTTAGCCTAGAGTTTATCAAGGGAGATTTACTGGATTCTAGAAGTTTGAAAAAAGCTTTGAATGGTGTCGACGTAGTCATTCACTTAGCTGCCAAAGCGACTTCGCCGTTTGCTAATGTAAACCTGCACTTCTATGAGCAAGTAAACAACTGGGGCACAGCCGAGCTGACCTATGCCATAGAAGAAAGTGATGTGAAGAAAGTAATTTATCTGAGTAGTATGGGCGTTTATGGTTTTGACGATGAGCCGATCACCGACGACCATGCTTTGAACCCATCCTCTTTTTATGCGATCTCTAAGCAGAGAGGCGAAGAGCACATTCAGCGCCTGAGCAAAGACCGAAACCCGATTGTACTTCGGTGTGGCAATGTTTATGGCTATAGCCGAAGCATGAGGTTCGATGCGGTGATCAACAAGTTTGTCTTCGAGTGCAATTTTAACGGAAGACTACAGATCAACGGCAATGGTAATCAGCAGCGTTCGTTTATTCATGTGAATTCTATTGCCAATATCCTGCAAGATGTAATCAGAAAAGATATTCCATCAGGTGCTTATAATGTATCGGAGAGAAATCTATCGGTGCTTGACATTGTGGATGTATTGAAGGAATTGAAACCAGAGCTAGAGTTTTTGTTTGTGAACCAAAACACAGAGCTCCAGCAGCAGATGGCTGATATGGATCAAAAACTGATGCAGTATGTAGACTATGGAAAAAACCTACCTGCCTTCAAAGACGAGATGATCGAATTTCTGAACAGTTTTAGTTACTAAAGCTTTGCTTCAATAATTTTCATGAGCTTTTCGAGCTGTATTTGGTCGACCTTTTTAAAGTCGGCCAGTTGATCGCTGTCTACATCGAGGATCAGAGTGACCTCTCCTCCTTTGTAGGCTGGGAGTACAATCTCCGACTGCGAGGCACTGCTACAGGCGATATGACCAGGAAACTGGTCTACATCTTTTACTATTATAGTTCTTTTTTCGGCCCAAGCAGTGCCACATACACCTTTCCCTTTTTGAATTCGGGTACAAGCGATAGGCCCCTGGAAGGGTCCCAGTACCAGTTCACCCTCTTTGACTAGGTAGAAACCTACCCAGAAAAAACCCAAGCCTTCTTTGAGCGCAGCAGCAACATTGGCCAAATTGGCCGTGAGATCAGACTCGGTAGAGATTAAAGCTTCTATTTGTGGAATCAGTACTTCGTACTTTTCTTGGCGGTTGTCGGAGTGGGTAAGAAAAAGGTGTTCAGCCATATCGTATGTCGTTTGAATTGCAATTTTACGAGTCTCTGCTCTAATTGTTGATCAATTCTAAAGATATTTATCCCAATGTACGATGTAATAGTAGTAGGTGGGGGTATCTCTGGACTGATCAATGCGGTTTTGCTAAGTCGTGCGGGTTTGGCAGTGGCGCTATTCGAAAAGAACAGATATCCCTTTCATCGGGTGTGTGGTGAGTACATTTCTAATGAAGTTAAATCTTTTCTGGTCAGACATCATTTATACCCAGATATACTTGCTCCATCGCAAATTACGAAGCTCATGCTCACTTCTGTTAGTGGCAAGCAAGCTCATTTGCCTTTGCCAATGGGAGGGTTTGGTATCAGTCGCTTTGCTTTAGATCATTTCTTATTCGAACAGGCTCTAGCGGCGGGAGTGGAAGTATTTCAAGGGACGAAAGTCTCAGATATTTCTTTTGAAGAAAACCTATTTCAAGTAGCAGCCAATAGGCGATCGTATCAATCCAGACTTGTGATCGGAGCATACGGCAAGCGTTCTTCACTAGACCGAAACCGTCCATTTATGCAAAAAAAGTCACCCTATCTAGGAGTGAAATACCATATTAAAACAGACTTGCCTGCAGATGAAATTGCTTTGCACAATTTCGAAAATGGTTATTGCGGGGTCAGTCAAGTAGAAAACCAAACGTTTAACTTATGCTATTTGTCTCATCAGAGTAACCTGAAAGCATCATTGTCTATTGATGACATGGAGCAGTCTGTCCTTCATCAAAACCCATGGCTTAAAAGGCTATGGACTCATTCGGATTTCTTGTTTGATAAGCCAGAAGTAATCAGTGAGATTTCTTTTGAGAAAAAAGAGCTGGTCTATCGTCATGTATTGATGTGTGGAGATACGGCAGGAATGATTACGCCACTCTGCGGCAATGGTATGGCCATGGCTATTCGGTCTGCCTGTATACTTTCAGGTTTGATTCTTGGGCATTGGAATAGAGGTATTTTCGATAGCGCTTCGCTGGAGTTGAGTTATACCCGTGCTTGGGGCGGCCAGTTTGCTAGACGGCTTTGGGCTGGCCGCCAAATTCAAAAACTATTTGGATCCACCAGAGCCTCTCATCTGGCTGTGGGTTTGGCCAATATCCAACCACTGGGAAAATCTATCGTTAGGTTGACGCATGGCCGGTCGTTTTGAGGTCAAGTTATTTATTTTGTGGTTTTTTTGGGTGGGTCAAGTATATTATTTCTATTGAGTTCGTTTTGCTCTTCAAGTACAGCATTGATTTTTGCTACTACCTGATCTAGCTCTTCGGCACTGGCTTTGAAACTTGCCATTATTTCTTTGTGTTGATCTAGTTTTATTTCGCTACTTACTAGATTGGATATACCCAGCAGGCGTGCCAGTGGTGCTCGTAGAATATGAGAATTGATATAAGCATATTCGGCTAGTTTTTCATTGTTGACTTTTAGTTTGTCCAACGTTTCTTCTAAACTTTCATTTTTGGCTGTAAGCTCGGCCTGACTTTCTATCAACTCATTATTGTTTTGTTCTAGGTTAGAGATGAGTCCAGACAGAGCACTATTATATTTTTTTGTAAAAATCAGAACAATCAAAGAGACCGTACTCAATAAAACAGCACCTTCTAACCAAACAACAAAAGAGTTCATTCGAGTGATGATTAAAACTTCTTCCTGAATGTGGTACCATTCAAAATATCCAAAACATAGAAAGGCAGTAATGGAGATGAAATAAAAGAAAAGAGCCTTCCAAAAGTTGAAACTAAAGAGGGCATAAAAAGGAATAATGATTAGCAAGGATTTGTTTAGGGCATAAAGACCATAGCTATAGATGTCGGATAGTACTAAACTTATAAGCATTATAATGACGATGTATGCTTTCATTTTTATGCGTATGCTTTTTCTGTAGGCACAGACTAAGACAAGGATAAATACGGCAAAAGAGTCTGTGTAAAAATTCAGATTTTGCTGAGCGGAGCCATATGGGAAGTAAGCCAATAGCAAAGCCAAAAGGCCTGCAAAAACCCCAGCAATCAGAGTGGCGTCTATAATTTGAGATTTAATTTTCTCTAGATAGGCGGATGAATTTACTTGGTGCATCAGTCAAATAATTGAAAATATGTAATGTCGCAATCATCTAACTTTAGACCACGAGCAAATATCCTCTTTGCAAAGGAAAGCAATAGATATATGCACTGGTTGAAGCAACAAAAGTACTGCCCTGTCTGGACATAATTTGTTTTCAATCAGTCTTTTATGTAAAAATATTTGTTGCTTATTGGTTTCTTCATCTAAAATATGGAGACTTTGCAAACCATTCAACGTTTAAAAAAATGCTTGTTCATTTTTCGGTTGAACCAGAAATAGGGCTCGTCTACTTTAGCATTTTAATAGCTAATTTTATGACCATGCAACTCTCGCTTTTGCCCAATAAGGAAACCATGTATCAAGCACTTGTCAGCAAGGACAGTACTTTTGAAGGTGTGTTTTTTGCTGCCATCAAAACGACAGGTATTTTTTGTAGACCTACTTGCCATGCACGCAAACCCAAGGCCGAAAACGTCGAGTACTTTGGCAATTCTAAAGAGGCGCTAGACCATGGCTATAGACCCTGCAAAGTGTGCCATCCCATGGAAATGAAAGGCACCGTGCCGATTTGGCTCAAACCATTGTTAGAAGAAATCGAAGCGAGGCCGAGCATCAAAATAAATGACCAAAGCTTAAGGGATAAAGGGCTAGATCCAGCACGTGTCCGCCGATGGTTCAAAAAAAACCATGGTATGACCTTCCAGGCCTATTTGCGCGCCCTCCGTATCAATAATGCCTTTGGACAAATCCGACAAGGAGACCAAGTGATCCAGTCGGCCTATAGCAATGGTTTTGAATCATTGAGTGGTTTTTTGGAAAGTTTCAAAAATTCGACAGGCTTCAGCCCAAAAGAAAGCAAATACAAAAACATCATTTCTGTTACCCGTATCCCAACCCTACTGGGCCCTATGATAGCAGGAGCTACAGCGCATGGTATTTGTCTACTAGAATTCACGGACAGGAGAATGATTGAAACCCAGGTCGAAAGACTGAGAAAATACCTCAAAGCAGAATTAATTCCAGGGCAAAGTCCTTTCTTTGAAAAGCTGAGCGAAGAACTCCATTTATATTTTGAAGGTAAGCTTCAAAAATTTACTGTGCCATTGGAAATACCAGGCACTGATTTTCAACAAAAAGTTTGGCAAGTACTTCAAGACATTCCTTATGGGTATACGCGTAGTTATAAAGAACAAGCCATAGCCATCAATAACTTAAAAGCGATTAGAGCGGTAGCTACTGCTAATGGAGATAACCGTATTTCTATTCTCATCCCTTGTCACCGAGTGATCGGCTCGGATGGCTCTATGACGGGCTATGGCGGAGGCGTGTGGCGCAAACAGTGGCTGCTAAACCTAGAACAGAAAACCGCAGGCTAATCCTCCGTGATTTTCTTATCTTCGCTTGTATACAAAACCGAACATTTGAAACCACCGAAAGCCTTTCCTGAAAACACTAAGTTTCAAAACCTAAAGAAATTTCAGGCCTCTCCTATTTTGTATATGAAAGAGGCTGCGGCCAAATACGGCTCACCAGTCGATCTCAACTTGCCTATTGGCAAATTTGCTCTCATCTCCGATCCCGATCAGGCACAGCATGTACTGGCCAATAACCACGGGAACTACACCAAAAGCAATGGTTATAAACAAGTAGCGCTTGTGCTAGGTAATGGATTGCTCACCGCCGAAGGTGACGAGTGGCACCAAAACCGTAAAATGCTACAGTCGTCTTTTCACAAGACCGAATTGAGAAAATTGCTACCAGCCGTATGGCAAACAGGTGCGCAATACATTTCAGGCCTTTCTTCCCATGATGACTTGAGGCTCGATACAGAGATGAATGGACTTACACTCACCATCTTGCTCAATTCGCTGATTCATTCCTCGGACGAGGAGATACTGACCAAAATGTCTGATCATGTCAACTTCGGGCAGGAGTTTATAGTCAATCGCATACGCAACCCCTTCAAATGGCCACTTTGGATACCTACTCAGAATCATAGGCGATACCATGCGATGATGGCTGATTCGAATGAGCTGATTCAGCGAACGATAGACGAGCGATCAGCCATTTACGGAAGTGATATAGAAGATCTACTGGCTGTGTTACTATCCAAGCTAGATGCAGAAAAAGACTTTATCCAAATTAGAGATGAAATACTCACCTTTCTGGTGGCGGGGCACGAGACCTCTTCTTTGGGTATGACCTGGACGCTGCACTTGTTGGCGCATCATCCAGAAATTCAAGATAGATTATATGAGGAAGTTGCTGAGCTGGTTACGTTGGAGGATTTGGATTTGATGAATTTTTCGAATCTAAAATACACGGGTCAGGTCATCAAAGAATCTATGCGGATGTATCCGCCCATTTGGAATATTGTACGAAAGGCCAAGGCCAATGACCAGCTGGGTGCGTGTGAAATAGAGGCTGGATATCAGCTGATGAATAGCATCTATGAGTTGCATCATCATGCAGACTATTGGGACGACCCTGATACGTTCAACCCAGATCGGTTCGAAACTTATGATTTCAAACACAAGTTTCAGTATTTGCCATTTGGCGGAGGCCCTAGATTCTGTATTGGCAATAATTTCGCAATTTACGAAATGACGCTCTTGTTAGTGCAGTTTGTTCGGTCCTTCCAGTTAGAACCGTTGTCTCCCAAGTCCATTGGATTCAATCCACTTTTGACATTGCGCCCGGATCAGTCAGTGAGCGTCAGACTGAAATGTCGAAAATAGGCTTAGGTCAATTCTTCAATGGTGTTATGCTCCACTCTAAAAATCTTCATAGGCTCGAATTTGCCTTCAAGCAAACTACGAGTGCGTTCTTCTCGGGCATCTGTCACGAAGACCTGACCGAAGTCGTCGGACCCGATGATGGACATCAGCTGCGAGATGCGGGCATCATCCAGTTTATCAAAAATATCGTCGAGCAGCAGCAGTGGCGTAATGCCCAAGTGCGATTTCACAAATTCGAATTGTGCCAATTTCAAACTAATCAGCAGTGACTTTTGCTGACCCTGAGACCCAAATTTTTTGATCAGATAATCATCGATTTCAAACAAATATTCATCTCTATGAATACCTAAATTGGTACGTTGAGTGATGAGGTCTTTTTGAGTACCCTTGGCATATTGTTGTTCGAAGTCGGTAGAGAGTACCTTGGTTTGATATATGATGGAGACACGTTCTTTTTTGTCAGAGATCCGGTCGTAGTTGGATTGAAGGTGTGGAAGAAACTCCTCAATAAATGCCATGCGTTTTTTGGCGATTTCTACGCAGAGCTGAATCATGGGTTGGTTGTATGTATCCAGCATGATGGCATCTACCTTGCCAGCTTCGTTCATTTTCTTTAATAAGGCATTGCGCTGCTTGAGGAGATGATTGTATTTGATGAGGGCTTGCAGATACGAAAGGTCATATTGTGAAATGATGCTGTCAAAAAACTTGCGTCTGGTTTCGTTGCTTTCGCGAATGAGTTCGTCATCGTTGGGGGCAATTAGCACAACAGGAAATTTGCCCACATGTTCACTCAGCTTATCATATTCTGCCTCATCTACCTTAAAAGTCTTTCGACTGTTCTTTTTGAGGCTACAATGTATCTGATGTATTTTGTCTAATTTTTCGAAAACGCCATTTACTACGAAATACTTTCCTTTGTGACAGATGCTTTGGGCATCCAGCGAATGAAAGGCACTTTTGGTTGTAGACAAATAATGAATGGCATCTAAAATGTTGGTTTTTCCGCTGCCATTCATACCGACCAAACAATTGAAATGATTGCAAAATGAAACGTCTGCCTTTTCATAATTTTTAAAATATTGTAAGGACAGTGATTGAAGAAACATAATGCTTTGCTGTAACTACTAATTTAACTAATTTCGCAGATCGTAAAACAAGCGAAACGACAACCCCCAAAGTACTTAATTCAGTCAAACCGCTTAAATAACTTTTGAAATGGCAAGTGTAAAAGAAAAAAAGAACTCAAAAGCAACATCCAAAAATGAATTTTCGAAATCGACTTATATGACTTGGTATGAGTCTATGATGATGATGCGAAAATTTGAGGAGAAAGCGGGTCAGCTTTATGGTCAGCAGAAGATCAAAGGATTTTGCCACTTGTACATCGGCCAAGAGGCTTGTGTAGCAGGAGCTGTAAGTGCATTAGAAGAGGGTGATAAGTATATCACTGCTTATAGGGATCATGCACACCCTATCGCTTTGGGTACGGACCCTAAAAGAATCATGGCTGAGCTATTTGCCAAGGAGACGGGTACCTCTAAAGGAAAAGGTGGATCGATGCACATTTTTGATAAAGAGCATCATTTCTATGGTGGACATGGTATCGTTGGTGGACAGGTGCCATTAGGAGCAGGTCTAGCATTCACCGAAAAATATAATAATACTGGTAAGCTGAGTATTACTTACATGGGCGATGGCGCGGTAAGACAAGGTGCTTTTCACGAGGCTTTAAACATGGCCATGACGATGAAACTGCCAGCCATCTTTGTCATTGAAAACAATGGTTATGCCATGGGTACATCAGTGAAAAGAACGTCAAATGTAACGGGTCTGGATCAACTAGGTAGTGCATACGAAATGCCTTCTGAGTCTGTAGATGGTATGTCTGTAATCGACGTACACCATGCAGTGGCAAGAGCGGCAGAGCGTGCTAGAAAAGGAGACGGTCCTACTTTGTTAGAATTCAAAACGTACCGATACAAAGGGCACTCTATGTCTGACCCTGCAAAATACAGAACCAAAGAGGAGCTAGAGTCATACAAGCAACGAGATCCAATCGAAATGGTGAGAAAAGATATCCTTACTATGAAATTGGCTACAGAAAAAGAATTAGCAACCATTGACCAAAAGATCAAGGAAGAAGTAAGCCTTTGTGTGAAATTTGCTGAAGAATCGGCCTATCCAGCACCAGAAAACGCATACACAGATGTATATGCTGATCCAGCTTATCCTTTCTTGGAGGACTAATTACGGATATAAGTCGTAGCATTAACCGATGATTTTAAAATATTGCTACATTTGCGGTCAGAATTTTTGAAATAGAATGACAAAAAAGAGAAAAAGTACGGAGAATCACGATCATGATTTGTTTGAGAATCCGGAAGCAATAGCAGAGCAGCTATCGAGAACAGAGCAGTTCATCGAAAAAAACAAAACGATTGTGTCTGTATTAGCAGGTATCATCCTAGTAGCTATCGTTGGTTACATGTTTAGCAGCTATTATATCAAAGGGCAAAATGATAATGCTCAGAGAGATATGTTTCAGGCAGTGTATTATTTTGAAGCTGACAGTTTGGGCAAAGCCTTAAATGGTGATGGTAACAACTATGGCTTCCTAGAGATCATCAGTGAGTACGGCATGACCGATGCTGCCAATATGGCTAATTATTATGCAGGGGCTACTTATCTGAAACTTGGAGACTTCGAAAATGCTGTGAGATATTTGAGTGATTTTAGTGCCTCTGATTATGTGATTCAAGCGAGAGCTTATGCTCTTATCGGTGATGCACAAATGGAGTTAGGCAAGTTTGGAGAAGCGGCAGCTAATTACGAAAAAGCAGCTGATTACAATGCCAACAAGCAATTTAGCCCTACTTATTTAGTAAAAGCGGCTATTGCCAATGAGCAA contains the following coding sequences:
- a CDS encoding 6-pyruvoyl trahydropterin synthase family protein; this translates as MRVAVYRVEHFNAAHRLHNPEWSDEKNRTVFGKCNNPNYHGHNYNLEVGLFGEIDPDTGYVYDLKVLSDLIEDKVLNRFDHKNLNLDVAEFANLNPTAENIVVVIYNLLRSEIDEKYDLKIKLYETERNYVEYPIG
- the recF gene encoding DNA replication/repair protein RecF (All proteins in this family for which functions are known are DNA-binding proteins that assist the filamentation of RecA onto DNA for the initiation of recombination or recombinational repair.), whose protein sequence is MFLQSLSLQYFKNYEKADVSFCNHFNCLVGMNGSGKTNILDAIHYLSTTKSAFHSLDAQSICHKGKYFVVNGVFEKLDKIHQIHCSLKKNSRKTFKVDEAEYDKLSEHVGKFPVVLIAPNDDELIRESNETRRKFFDSIISQYDLSYLQALIKYNHLLKQRNALLKKMNEAGKVDAIMLDTYNQPMIQLCVEIAKKRMAFIEEFLPHLQSNYDRISDKKERVSIIYQTKVLSTDFEQQYAKGTQKDLITQRTNLGIHRDEYLFEIDDYLIKKFGSQGQQKSLLISLKLAQFEFVKSHLGITPLLLLDDIFDKLDDARISQLMSIIGSDDFGQVFVTDAREERTRSLLEGKFEPMKIFRVEHNTIEELT
- a CDS encoding cytochrome P450; translated protein: MKPPKAFPENTKFQNLKKFQASPILYMKEAAAKYGSPVDLNLPIGKFALISDPDQAQHVLANNHGNYTKSNGYKQVALVLGNGLLTAEGDEWHQNRKMLQSSFHKTELRKLLPAVWQTGAQYISGLSSHDDLRLDTEMNGLTLTILLNSLIHSSDEEILTKMSDHVNFGQEFIVNRIRNPFKWPLWIPTQNHRRYHAMMADSNELIQRTIDERSAIYGSDIEDLLAVLLSKLDAEKDFIQIRDEILTFLVAGHETSSLGMTWTLHLLAHHPEIQDRLYEEVAELVTLEDLDLMNFSNLKYTGQVIKESMRMYPPIWNIVRKAKANDQLGACEIEAGYQLMNSIYELHHHADYWDDPDTFNPDRFETYDFKHKFQYLPFGGGPRFCIGNNFAIYEMTLLLVQFVRSFQLEPLSPKSIGFNPLLTLRPDQSVSVRLKCRK
- a CDS encoding bifunctional transcriptional activator/DNA repair enzyme AdaA, yielding MTMQLSLLPNKETMYQALVSKDSTFEGVFFAAIKTTGIFCRPTCHARKPKAENVEYFGNSKEALDHGYRPCKVCHPMEMKGTVPIWLKPLLEEIEARPSIKINDQSLRDKGLDPARVRRWFKKNHGMTFQAYLRALRINNAFGQIRQGDQVIQSAYSNGFESLSGFLESFKNSTGFSPKESKYKNIISVTRIPTLLGPMIAGATAHGICLLEFTDRRMIETQVERLRKYLKAELIPGQSPFFEKLSEELHLYFEGKLQKFTVPLEIPGTDFQQKVWQVLQDIPYGYTRSYKEQAIAINNLKAIRAVATANGDNRISILIPCHRVIGSDGSMTGYGGGVWRKQWLLNLEQKTAG
- the pdhA gene encoding pyruvate dehydrogenase (acetyl-transferring) E1 component subunit alpha, yielding MASVKEKKNSKATSKNEFSKSTYMTWYESMMMMRKFEEKAGQLYGQQKIKGFCHLYIGQEACVAGAVSALEEGDKYITAYRDHAHPIALGTDPKRIMAELFAKETGTSKGKGGSMHIFDKEHHFYGGHGIVGGQVPLGAGLAFTEKYNNTGKLSITYMGDGAVRQGAFHEALNMAMTMKLPAIFVIENNGYAMGTSVKRTSNVTGLDQLGSAYEMPSESVDGMSVIDVHHAVARAAERARKGDGPTLLEFKTYRYKGHSMSDPAKYRTKEELESYKQRDPIEMVRKDILTMKLATEKELATIDQKIKEEVSLCVKFAEESAYPAPENAYTDVYADPAYPFLED
- a CDS encoding phosphoadenylyl-sulfate reductase, with translation MDIDEIKSHIIKYQEEGKKLFTTSSFQTHSIVLLHLLSRIDKTIPVYCLNTGFLFPETLAYKDQLAEEFGLNMVEIKPDIPKSLQKDSEGKLLFASDPDRCCHYNKVQPMDRLLSDYDIWINGIRRDQNANRAKMKVEEKSKFDTVRFHPMLEWTNKMIFDYIREFKLPKHPLESQGYSSIGCEPCTRKPSLEMMEREARWYGMNKTECGLHTELVSK
- a CDS encoding YfgM family protein; amino-acid sequence: MTKKRKSTENHDHDLFENPEAIAEQLSRTEQFIEKNKTIVSVLAGIILVAIVGYMFSSYYIKGQNDNAQRDMFQAVYYFEADSLGKALNGDGNNYGFLEIISEYGMTDAANMANYYAGATYLKLGDFENAVRYLSDFSASDYVIQARAYALIGDAQMELGKFGEAAANYEKAADYNANKQFSPTYLVKAAIANEQAGDLSAAKDNYQAIVDDFYGVVEYQESVKQIARLKGLTN
- a CDS encoding NAD(P)/FAD-dependent oxidoreductase, which gives rise to MYDVIVVGGGISGLINAVLLSRAGLAVALFEKNRYPFHRVCGEYISNEVKSFLVRHHLYPDILAPSQITKLMLTSVSGKQAHLPLPMGGFGISRFALDHFLFEQALAAGVEVFQGTKVSDISFEENLFQVAANRRSYQSRLVIGAYGKRSSLDRNRPFMQKKSPYLGVKYHIKTDLPADEIALHNFENGYCGVSQVENQTFNLCYLSHQSNLKASLSIDDMEQSVLHQNPWLKRLWTHSDFLFDKPEVISEISFEKKELVYRHVLMCGDTAGMITPLCGNGMAMAIRSACILSGLILGHWNRGIFDSASLELSYTRAWGGQFARRLWAGRQIQKLFGSTRASHLAVGLANIQPLGKSIVRLTHGRSF
- a CDS encoding GAF domain-containing protein, whose translation is MAEHLFLTHSDNRQEKYEVLIPQIEALISTESDLTANLANVAAALKEGLGFFWVGFYLVKEGELVLGPFQGPIACTRIQKGKGVCGTAWAEKRTIIVKDVDQFPGHIACSSASQSEIVLPAYKGGEVTLILDVDSDQLADFKKVDQIQLEKLMKIIEAKL
- a CDS encoding NAD-dependent epimerase/dehydratase family protein, translating into MKVLITGGAGYIGTRLIKHLSSNKEVDKIVIYDNLMRGNYNLFLGDKFINPFSLEFIKGDLLDSRSLKKALNGVDVVIHLAAKATSPFANVNLHFYEQVNNWGTAELTYAIEESDVKKVIYLSSMGVYGFDDEPITDDHALNPSSFYAISKQRGEEHIQRLSKDRNPIVLRCGNVYGYSRSMRFDAVINKFVFECNFNGRLQINGNGNQQRSFIHVNSIANILQDVIRKDIPSGAYNVSERNLSVLDIVDVLKELKPELEFLFVNQNTELQQQMADMDQKLMQYVDYGKNLPAFKDEMIEFLNSFSY
- a CDS encoding phytochrome family protein, with the protein product MHQVNSSAYLEKIKSQIIDATLIAGVFAGLLALLLAYFPYGSAQQNLNFYTDSFAVFILVLVCAYRKSIRIKMKAYIVIIMLISLVLSDIYSYGLYALNKSLLIIIPFYALFSFNFWKALFFYFISITAFLCFGYFEWYHIQEEVLIITRMNSFVVWLEGAVLLSTVSLIVLIFTKKYNSALSGLISNLEQNNNELIESQAELTAKNESLEETLDKLKVNNEKLAEYAYINSHILRAPLARLLGISNLVSSEIKLDQHKEIMASFKASAEELDQVVAKINAVLEEQNELNRNNILDPPKKTTK
- the folE gene encoding GTP cyclohydrolase I FolE; protein product: MKQKETMSNTPSDDVIDDLDHVATSFDTPLRADAFKMDDELKVELIAKHFKEIMEILGLDLTDDSLKGTPNRVAKMYVKEVFSGLNPKNKPHARLFENKFGYDQMLVEKEITFYSHCEHHFVPIYGKAHVAYISSGKVIGLSKINRIVQYYAKRPQVQERMTVQIANELRKVLNTEDVGVVIDANHMCVSSRGVGDTNSKTGTAHFSGKFTNEDTKKEFLNYINTPV